One region of Termitidicoccus mucosus genomic DNA includes:
- a CDS encoding ATP-dependent nuclease — MFAELAEAHPSMHLVTLIAENFRLFGSEATGTHLRLEIKRGLTVLVGENDAGKSAVIDALRLVLGAKGQDFLRVTDDDFHREKGVPADSFRLHCRFEGLSNPERARFMEWLSLEEKEPALEVTLHVFRVKRKNRSGVETFVADSSWRSGPKGAGRAVEGDLRSFLLSTYLKPLRDAEMEMAAGRSSRLSQLLLNHPALKGQDQPSTPPVPETGKPLQPPATLVGIMKTAEGWIQSSDSLTQAKRQLNDDYLKNLSTGPASLQGEITIGRNADLKAILEKLELWLNSSLTPDERLRHGLGLNNLLFMAAELLLLSETTEAGLPLLLVEEPEAHLHPQLQLRLMEFLEAKTAGDSGVQVIVTTHSPTLSAKANIENLTLLAAGRAFPLAANQTKLSPGDYRFLRRFLDATKANLFFARGVVIVEGDAENILLPVFAELLGRSFTRHGVSVVNVGHRGLFRYARVFQRADGKEPPIRVACVSDRDIPTDESKTYVLPKKKGPKFTSDFGATKLKTHLAALIKYDGGVVQTFVSPEWTLEHDIALGGFARELHTAIAIAKELKNFSGELTVDETAQIVTAAETEYDAFAAQKNAREIAAFVYQPLYEKEASKAEVAQIFAERLAKSGHDEAALRANLPAHVLSTIDYVTSLQPAP, encoded by the coding sequence ATGTTCGCTGAGTTGGCAGAAGCCCATCCCTCTATGCACCTAGTTACGCTCATCGCAGAAAATTTCCGCCTCTTTGGCTCGGAGGCCACCGGGACACACTTGCGGTTGGAAATCAAACGTGGCCTGACCGTTCTGGTCGGAGAAAACGATGCCGGAAAATCGGCGGTGATCGACGCGTTGCGCCTCGTCCTTGGGGCAAAGGGACAGGACTTCCTGCGCGTGACGGACGACGATTTTCACCGTGAAAAAGGCGTGCCAGCCGACAGCTTTCGACTGCATTGCCGGTTTGAGGGGCTGTCGAACCCTGAACGGGCGCGTTTCATGGAGTGGCTGTCGCTGGAGGAAAAAGAGCCGGCGCTGGAGGTCACTTTGCACGTCTTCCGCGTGAAGCGGAAAAATCGAAGCGGAGTTGAAACGTTTGTGGCGGATTCGTCTTGGCGGTCGGGTCCCAAAGGGGCGGGCCGCGCTGTCGAGGGCGACCTGCGAAGCTTCCTTCTCAGCACCTACCTGAAGCCGCTGCGCGATGCTGAAATGGAAATGGCTGCCGGCCGTAGTTCGCGGCTTTCACAGCTCCTGCTCAATCATCCTGCGCTGAAAGGTCAGGATCAACCGAGCACGCCACCCGTGCCTGAAACCGGCAAGCCACTGCAGCCTCCGGCAACGCTTGTCGGAATCATGAAGACCGCCGAAGGGTGGATTCAATCGAGCGATTCGCTCACCCAAGCCAAACGACAGCTCAACGACGACTATCTCAAGAATCTTTCTACCGGACCGGCATCTTTGCAGGGCGAAATCACCATTGGGCGAAACGCCGATTTAAAAGCCATTCTGGAAAAACTCGAATTATGGTTGAATTCATCGCTCACGCCTGACGAGCGCCTGCGACACGGCTTGGGCCTAAATAATCTGCTTTTTATGGCCGCCGAGCTTCTCCTCCTCAGCGAAACCACGGAGGCGGGACTACCCCTGCTCCTAGTCGAGGAACCCGAAGCGCACCTCCATCCTCAACTCCAACTACGTTTGATGGAGTTTTTGGAAGCGAAAACAGCCGGAGATTCCGGCGTGCAGGTGATCGTAACGACCCACAGTCCGACATTATCGGCGAAAGCTAACATCGAGAACCTGACGCTGCTGGCCGCCGGGCGTGCATTCCCCCTGGCGGCGAACCAGACCAAATTGAGCCCCGGCGATTACCGGTTCCTGCGAAGATTTCTGGACGCAACAAAAGCCAACCTATTTTTTGCTCGCGGGGTGGTCATCGTTGAAGGGGATGCCGAAAACATCCTGTTGCCGGTTTTCGCTGAATTGTTGGGGAGATCGTTCACGCGTCACGGCGTATCCGTGGTGAATGTCGGGCACCGTGGCCTATTTCGCTATGCGCGCGTATTTCAACGGGCTGACGGTAAGGAGCCTCCGATACGTGTGGCGTGTGTGTCCGACCGTGACATTCCCACGGATGAGTCCAAGACATACGTGCTACCTAAGAAGAAAGGGCCGAAGTTCACTAGCGATTTTGGTGCAACGAAACTTAAGACGCATCTCGCTGCATTAATAAAGTACGATGGAGGTGTCGTGCAGACGTTTGTTTCACCTGAATGGACATTGGAACACGACATTGCGCTAGGTGGATTTGCCCGCGAATTGCACACGGCCATCGCCATTGCGAAGGAGCTGAAGAACTTCTCTGGTGAGCTGACCGTCGACGAAACTGCGCAGATCGTTACCGCCGCAGAAACAGAATACGATGCCTTCGCAGCCCAAAAGAACGCGCGGGAGATCGCCGCGTTTGTTTATCAGCCGCTTTATGAGAAGGAGGCATCGAAAGCAGAGGTCGCCCAAATTTTTGCCGAACGCCTGGCTAAGAGCGGGCACGATGAAGCTGCGCTTCGCGCCAATCTGCCAGCGCATGTTCTATCGACGATCGACTACGTCACGTCCCTTCAGCCCGCTCCCTGA
- a CDS encoding 5'-nucleotidase, translating to MPFDLDNVLVVAISSSALFDAREEDRIFREQGQRAFIDYQIANEDRPFKKGTAFPLIEGLLRLNTLSKKQLVEVVVLSHNNPEAGLRAMNSVEHYGLELSRAAFVGSTPVARYLPPYRVKLFLSRNEADVRQALAGRVAAGLIYDPPTQLCAESNQLRIAFDGDAVIFSDESERVYQQTKNLQAFFEHEQANAQKPMADGPFAAFLRWIAQVQADASIRNSDDSSPIRTALVTARNGPAVKRVILTLRAWGVAIDEEFFLGGINKAEILQAFNPHIFFDDQDVHAAPASRLVSTARVMCGPTADIAPPAPVVVPAAEVTPPSAHYEEVTKVPDLAPVGALTKKVFETRLREIFLGYTPLNNGVLDPRYRKFIADNRDRPGTARAAILRELERYDLSGMTSHKPMLNREREDMVAAKLARVVAKAADSAQGKLDLK from the coding sequence ATGCCTTTCGATCTCGATAACGTTCTCGTAGTTGCGATTTCCTCATCCGCACTTTTCGACGCGCGGGAGGAAGATCGCATTTTCCGAGAACAGGGACAGCGGGCGTTTATCGACTATCAGATCGCCAATGAGGACCGGCCGTTCAAGAAGGGCACGGCATTCCCCCTGATCGAAGGTTTGCTGCGGCTCAATACTCTGTCGAAAAAACAGTTGGTCGAGGTGGTGGTGCTCTCACATAACAATCCGGAGGCGGGGCTTCGGGCGATGAATTCGGTGGAGCACTATGGCTTGGAACTCTCCCGCGCCGCGTTCGTGGGCAGCACGCCGGTGGCGCGTTACCTGCCGCCCTATCGGGTGAAATTGTTTTTGTCGCGCAATGAGGCTGATGTCCGGCAGGCGTTGGCCGGGCGCGTTGCTGCGGGATTGATCTACGACCCGCCGACGCAGCTCTGTGCGGAATCGAATCAGCTCCGTATCGCGTTCGATGGCGATGCGGTGATTTTTTCGGATGAATCAGAGCGAGTTTACCAGCAAACGAAGAACCTGCAGGCTTTCTTCGAACACGAGCAGGCAAACGCACAGAAGCCGATGGCCGATGGTCCGTTTGCTGCGTTCCTCCGCTGGATTGCTCAGGTGCAGGCGGATGCGTCGATCCGTAACTCGGACGACAGCAGCCCCATTCGCACGGCGCTTGTCACCGCGCGCAACGGCCCCGCAGTCAAGCGCGTGATTCTTACATTGCGTGCGTGGGGTGTCGCCATCGACGAGGAGTTTTTCCTCGGGGGAATCAACAAGGCGGAGATCCTCCAAGCATTCAATCCACACATCTTCTTCGATGATCAGGATGTGCACGCGGCACCGGCTTCCCGGCTCGTCTCAACGGCTCGTGTGATGTGTGGGCCAACCGCCGATATTGCGCCGCCCGCGCCCGTGGTCGTGCCTGCGGCTGAGGTCACTCCTCCTTCTGCGCACTATGAAGAGGTGACGAAGGTGCCGGACTTGGCTCCGGTCGGAGCGCTGACGAAGAAAGTCTTCGAGACCCGGTTGAGGGAGATTTTCCTTGGCTACACGCCGCTGAACAACGGCGTGCTCGATCCGCGCTACCGGAAGTTCATCGCCGACAATCGTGATCGTCCCGGAACGGCACGCGCCGCGATCCTACGGGAGCTGGAGCGCTACGATTTGAGCGGGATGACCAGTCACAAGCCGATGCTCAATCGCGAGCGTGAAGACATGGTTGCCGCGAAACTCGCAAGGGTGGTCGCCAAGGCCGCAGACTCCGCACAAGGGAAACTCGACTTAAAGTGA
- a CDS encoding ImmA/IrrE family metallo-endopeptidase, with protein MSPQNLKRIAAACADLGNRAADEGGFVALPRLTELLRAEVEFRPLLVEAMIAAPNGPGTWKVLVDSEAYPDGAKAFLMESPQAPLPARLRNTLAHELLHTLSFRAEEFGFKLELNGKETRMDAVKRLEKETEGFSPLLLLPQKVIESELESRGLSLDVLLDWRQRWTVSREVLVARLGLLQSLPEFRLRYHRGVLNVAVCLAEWVNDESTVLLEWPIYFNFRDGIVPEFLLQLRTKGKPALRDLFSESEFLLNGGEKRSTRNTLPAGTATNPRAEKLEIVADVESVPKRKGETFLIVFRSE; from the coding sequence ATGTCGCCGCAGAACCTGAAGCGGATCGCGGCGGCATGCGCCGATCTCGGAAATCGCGCGGCCGACGAGGGGGGCTTTGTGGCGTTACCTCGACTCACCGAACTGCTCCGCGCTGAAGTCGAATTCCGTCCGCTGCTCGTGGAAGCGATGATTGCAGCTCCAAACGGCCCCGGTACATGGAAGGTGCTGGTGGATTCCGAAGCGTATCCTGACGGCGCGAAGGCATTCCTGATGGAAAGCCCGCAGGCGCCGTTGCCCGCCCGGCTGCGCAACACGCTCGCCCATGAACTCCTCCACACGCTCAGTTTCCGGGCCGAAGAATTTGGATTCAAACTTGAGCTGAACGGCAAAGAAACGCGCATGGATGCCGTCAAACGGTTGGAAAAGGAGACTGAGGGATTTTCACCGCTGCTCCTGTTGCCGCAGAAGGTAATCGAATCCGAGCTGGAGTCTCGCGGGTTGTCGTTGGATGTCCTCCTCGACTGGCGCCAGCGCTGGACGGTATCCCGGGAAGTGCTGGTAGCCCGGTTGGGACTCCTTCAATCTCTGCCCGAGTTCCGCCTCCGGTATCACCGCGGTGTCCTGAATGTCGCCGTTTGCCTCGCAGAGTGGGTAAATGACGAGTCGACGGTGCTCTTGGAATGGCCGATCTATTTCAATTTCCGGGACGGCATCGTTCCCGAGTTCCTGCTGCAACTCAGGACCAAAGGAAAGCCGGCGCTGAGGGATTTATTCTCCGAGTCAGAATTTTTGCTTAATGGGGGTGAAAAGAGAAGCACGCGAAACACGCTCCCTGCCGGGACCGCAACGAATCCACGGGCCGAAAAACTCGAAATTGTGGCTGACGTCGAATCGGTGCCGAAAAGGAAGGGCGAAACGTTCTTGATCGTATTCCGCAGCGAATAA
- a CDS encoding NACHT domain-containing protein — MNVASLWLDTDPSAVAPPIVTREQVLPFRSLSWENFERLCFRLAHHGGNVEDTRIYGARGQAQEGIDLLVRRGAGDYATWQCKKYQEVTASDLKAAVTKFLDGDWAKRTKLFRLAVAPSLNDTKLADEIETQRARLQAAGITFEPLDQDKLSLMLKEHPKLVDDFFGRSWVEAFNGAEAAQALSRRKLSREQKVAARRFIRELYTAHFQAVDGGIPATAPVFRGAVKRVPVFDRYVEPTVQLVESIVSQEAASNTPAKQEGGPAATTPAGFRRHDVRTKLSLSAALAEGDRIVLLGRAGFGKSAALRVLIHTLLGEEARFPALAKTWGQRLPLLVPFGFLTRHFSTSDAPTIESALVAWIKVLGAKDDGLTLLREMLEDDRLLLLVDGLDEWQNREAALAALTALTSYVQTRGLPIVATARPLGFGRISNFGSEWKRAELESLTLPQQRELAEYWFRHFHEANGVGDASRLADVLTRDGDDFARELAESPVRAELAGIPLLLSVLVFLRLSGRVLPRSRLAALEELIKALLEDQPSRRAQSAMQSVDQAENRSPRIRRGLEYLAFCIHKEPNSLVLPNERAAALLWQFYRDKLELTASEADDLSARVIELGQTELGILVAPLENHVGVLHRIFQEYLAARYLSRVPFPEAQKYCVERGRKGQWHEVTLILLQLQARPSDADQLVDELAKPTGEPMDEPVQQILLARIAAADTSCSRRKATELAERAFQWIECGRWMPLRLSLVREIAAGLESEQIGPLVSSRTRRWFPGRQKWLHDIPAAVLKHPSPETISDLRIAFYNADSSYDFRKLAKALAACAPKAPKLADEFLGVLRSASEPELMASALHALATGWPDHPTLPELLQAASVSPSDELKYVGILTRFRRGERTNEIRDALFKFCRDGHWAYPWENEMIDALVTGWPREPDLKRKAIERVGGFGYPGTWATKPAIAYLLRAYPGDDEVARLIACELANDRKTYRPFNISDVHEPLLAGFKNHPLLAGPAEAWLASAENTRHSPMEVAVVAQLGGTVICRQALLDYLRRGDGLPAWIISTLEEMVGPADPEFRAVLTGYISNERRRSDAVRWLHLVVTDPKELGIMLRSVLAGNDVIDSHHALSTLVGLEGVEGPGIWTEVERQLENDEHGHYWRLGHRILIKYWPQHPRIRGLVLKSVYKEDISIDALYEVYGADPQIRPLLDATLRVLHEDLRTELVRAAEPLARRGVAPAIDLVAGFCDEPNAEARTVAARATARATVRTGKGIAELTQTLATDLSVRLFILDEQKQAAIVGLLELGRADLVIQQREDGRPLELSTYSGASHNWDYVAAIVENWETLAELAPDIWSRVKHSPVIATELAKAGKGAAAHNELASFELAVREGKQLEIEHVRALIALHGRSTLLRDLFVARLQWFVSGHPTSMMEIESAAYHAMGTYVADHFHGDPALLPALRAVAGSTMISEVGLTALCRGWPEAPEIAGAITLLPQLLNGPEPLTAWLFSTRADSALMAKYVLGYPGKVRGDRFGETRQGLTVIRTRLQTDRTCRELILGELKGISDPAISVPLARLIAPVMQDEPEFRDWVAQRLGAARAAGQPIAPVAFDGLANRCKAIEHAFLEAVLTRESRS; from the coding sequence ATGAATGTAGCATCCCTTTGGCTAGATACAGATCCATCGGCGGTCGCCCCGCCGATAGTCACGCGCGAGCAAGTGCTGCCGTTCAGGAGCCTGTCGTGGGAAAACTTCGAACGCCTGTGCTTCCGGCTCGCGCACCACGGCGGCAACGTCGAGGACACCCGCATTTACGGAGCGCGGGGTCAGGCCCAAGAGGGAATCGACCTGTTGGTCCGGCGAGGGGCGGGCGACTATGCTACTTGGCAATGCAAGAAGTATCAGGAAGTCACGGCTTCGGATCTGAAGGCGGCCGTGACGAAATTTTTAGACGGTGACTGGGCGAAACGCACCAAGCTCTTCCGACTCGCCGTCGCCCCCAGCCTGAACGACACGAAACTGGCCGATGAAATCGAGACCCAGCGGGCACGGTTGCAGGCAGCCGGCATCACCTTCGAACCGCTGGATCAGGACAAGCTGTCACTCATGCTCAAAGAGCATCCAAAACTCGTGGATGATTTCTTTGGTCGCTCTTGGGTCGAAGCGTTCAATGGTGCGGAGGCGGCGCAAGCGCTGTCCCGCCGGAAACTCAGCCGGGAGCAGAAAGTGGCGGCCCGGCGGTTCATCCGGGAGCTTTATACGGCGCATTTCCAAGCCGTGGATGGCGGTATCCCCGCCACGGCCCCGGTGTTCCGCGGGGCGGTGAAGCGGGTGCCGGTCTTCGACCGATACGTGGAACCGACGGTGCAGTTGGTGGAGTCGATCGTCTCGCAAGAGGCCGCTTCCAACACCCCCGCCAAGCAAGAAGGAGGTCCGGCGGCGACTACCCCCGCAGGATTCCGCCGGCACGATGTCCGAACGAAGCTGTCGTTGTCGGCGGCACTGGCCGAAGGAGACCGGATCGTGCTCCTGGGGCGGGCAGGATTTGGCAAGAGTGCCGCACTGCGGGTCTTGATCCATACGCTACTGGGAGAGGAAGCTCGGTTTCCGGCGTTGGCGAAGACTTGGGGGCAAAGGTTGCCGCTCCTCGTGCCTTTCGGGTTCTTGACGCGTCACTTCTCGACGAGCGATGCGCCGACGATCGAGAGCGCTCTGGTCGCATGGATCAAGGTGCTCGGAGCCAAGGACGACGGGCTGACCCTACTGCGGGAGATGCTGGAGGACGACCGGCTCCTGCTCCTCGTGGACGGACTCGATGAATGGCAGAACCGAGAGGCGGCCCTCGCCGCGCTCACCGCGCTGACCAGCTATGTCCAAACGCGCGGGTTGCCCATCGTGGCCACGGCGCGCCCGCTGGGGTTTGGACGAATCAGCAACTTTGGGTCAGAATGGAAACGGGCGGAGTTGGAGTCGTTGACGCTGCCGCAACAGCGCGAACTCGCCGAGTATTGGTTTCGGCATTTCCATGAGGCAAACGGCGTGGGTGATGCCAGCCGGTTGGCCGACGTTCTCACACGGGACGGCGACGACTTTGCCCGCGAACTGGCGGAAAGTCCGGTGCGGGCGGAATTGGCGGGTATTCCGCTGCTTCTTTCCGTGTTGGTATTCCTGCGCCTCTCGGGACGCGTCTTGCCGCGGAGCCGGCTGGCGGCACTGGAGGAGCTGATCAAGGCCCTGCTGGAAGACCAGCCGAGCCGTCGGGCACAATCGGCCATGCAGTCGGTCGACCAAGCCGAGAACCGCTCGCCTCGCATTCGCCGCGGACTCGAATACCTAGCCTTTTGCATCCACAAGGAACCCAATTCGCTGGTTCTACCCAACGAACGGGCAGCGGCGCTCTTGTGGCAATTCTATCGCGACAAACTCGAACTTACCGCCAGCGAAGCCGACGATTTGTCGGCACGGGTGATCGAACTCGGACAAACCGAATTGGGTATTTTGGTCGCGCCGCTGGAAAATCATGTCGGGGTGTTGCACCGTATCTTTCAGGAATATCTCGCCGCCCGCTATCTTTCTCGAGTGCCATTCCCCGAAGCACAGAAGTATTGCGTCGAACGGGGGCGCAAGGGCCAGTGGCACGAAGTCACCCTTATCCTCCTCCAACTGCAGGCCCGCCCGAGCGACGCGGACCAACTGGTCGACGAACTTGCGAAACCCACCGGCGAACCGATGGATGAACCGGTGCAGCAAATCCTCCTCGCCCGTATCGCCGCAGCCGACACGAGTTGTTCGCGACGCAAGGCCACTGAGCTGGCGGAACGCGCGTTTCAGTGGATCGAATGCGGCCGCTGGATGCCGCTTCGGCTTTCACTGGTCCGAGAAATCGCCGCCGGGCTCGAATCCGAGCAAATCGGCCCACTGGTCAGTTCGCGGACTCGGCGTTGGTTCCCGGGACGGCAAAAATGGCTGCATGATATTCCTGCTGCCGTCCTGAAGCATCCATCGCCAGAAACGATTTCCGATCTCCGCATTGCCTTCTACAATGCGGACAGCAGCTACGATTTCCGCAAACTGGCGAAGGCCTTGGCCGCATGTGCTCCGAAGGCACCCAAACTGGCCGACGAATTCCTGGGCGTCCTGCGTTCGGCTTCGGAACCCGAGCTGATGGCGAGCGCCCTTCACGCGCTCGCGACTGGCTGGCCCGATCATCCCACGTTGCCAGAATTGTTGCAGGCAGCCAGCGTTTCCCCATCGGACGAACTGAAATACGTGGGGATTCTGACCCGCTTCAGGCGAGGCGAAAGGACCAACGAGATTCGTGATGCACTCTTTAAGTTTTGCCGCGATGGGCACTGGGCCTACCCGTGGGAGAACGAGATGATCGACGCTTTGGTCACCGGTTGGCCTCGCGAACCGGATCTGAAAAGGAAGGCGATTGAACGAGTCGGAGGCTTTGGTTACCCGGGAACGTGGGCCACTAAGCCGGCCATCGCGTATCTGCTGCGTGCGTATCCCGGGGACGATGAGGTGGCGCGCCTGATTGCCTGCGAACTCGCGAACGATCGGAAGACGTATCGCCCGTTCAACATCAGCGATGTCCACGAGCCATTGCTCGCCGGTTTCAAAAATCATCCGCTCCTCGCGGGGCCTGCCGAAGCATGGCTTGCGAGTGCTGAGAATACTCGGCATTCCCCGATGGAGGTGGCGGTGGTGGCGCAACTCGGCGGCACCGTCATTTGTCGACAGGCGCTTCTTGATTACCTGCGGCGCGGCGATGGTTTGCCAGCGTGGATTATCTCGACTCTTGAGGAAATGGTCGGCCCCGCCGACCCGGAATTCCGCGCGGTGCTCACAGGTTACATCAGCAACGAACGCCGGCGTTCCGATGCGGTTCGCTGGCTGCATCTGGTGGTCACCGACCCGAAGGAGCTTGGCATCATGCTGCGCTCAGTGCTGGCCGGCAACGACGTCATTGATTCGCACCATGCCCTGTCGACCCTAGTGGGCCTCGAAGGGGTCGAAGGGCCGGGCATCTGGACGGAAGTCGAGCGGCAGTTGGAGAACGACGAGCACGGGCACTATTGGCGGCTGGGGCACAGGATCCTGATCAAATATTGGCCGCAGCATCCACGCATCCGGGGGCTGGTGCTGAAATCAGTGTATAAGGAGGATATTTCCATAGACGCTCTCTACGAAGTATACGGGGCCGACCCACAGATTCGGCCGCTCCTAGACGCGACGCTTCGCGTATTGCACGAGGACTTGCGAACCGAGCTCGTTCGGGCGGCGGAGCCGCTGGCGCGGCGTGGCGTGGCGCCAGCGATCGACTTGGTGGCGGGCTTTTGTGACGAACCCAATGCCGAAGCAAGGACGGTGGCGGCCCGGGCGACCGCACGCGCTACTGTGCGAACCGGCAAGGGCATCGCGGAGCTGACCCAAACTCTGGCCACGGACCTTTCGGTCCGCCTCTTTATTCTCGACGAGCAAAAACAGGCGGCGATCGTAGGCCTCTTGGAATTAGGCCGCGCCGATCTCGTTATCCAACAACGTGAGGATGGCCGACCTCTGGAATTAAGTACCTACTCGGGAGCCAGCCACAACTGGGACTACGTAGCCGCCATTGTGGAAAATTGGGAAACGCTGGCGGAGTTGGCTCCGGATATCTGGAGTCGCGTCAAACATTCCCCCGTGATCGCAACGGAGCTGGCAAAGGCGGGCAAGGGTGCGGCGGCGCACAACGAGCTTGCCTCTTTTGAGCTGGCAGTGCGCGAGGGCAAGCAGCTTGAGATTGAGCACGTTCGCGCACTAATCGCCCTGCATGGCCGCAGCACGCTGCTGCGCGACCTCTTCGTGGCCCGTCTCCAATGGTTCGTGTCCGGCCATCCGACGTCCATGATGGAGATAGAGAGCGCGGCCTATCACGCGATGGGTACCTATGTGGCTGACCATTTCCACGGTGACCCCGCGCTTCTCCCGGCACTCCGCGCTGTGGCCGGGTCTACGATGATTTCCGAAGTCGGCCTGACGGCACTATGCCGCGGTTGGCCGGAGGCACCTGAAATAGCCGGTGCAATAACGCTCCTCCCGCAGTTGCTCAACGGACCGGAACCGCTCACTGCCTGGCTGTTTTCCACCAGGGCAGACTCAGCCTTAATGGCCAAATACGTCCTCGGGTATCCCGGCAAGGTGAGGGGTGACCGATTCGGAGAGACGCGGCAGGGATTGACGGTGATTCGAACGCGGCTCCAAACGGACCGGACCTGCCGTGAATTGATCCTGGGCGAGCTAAAGGGAATCTCCGATCCGGCTATTTCGGTTCCGCTCGCCCGGCTGATCGCTCCGGTCATGCAGGACGAACCGGAGTTTCGTGACTGGGTGGCACAGCGACTCGGTGCCGCGCGTGCGGCTGGTCAACCGATTGCGCCCGTGGCCTTCGATGGCTTGGCCAACCGGTGCAAGGCAATTGAGCACGCATTCTTGGAAGCGGTGCTGACAAGGGAATCGCGGTCCTAA
- a CDS encoding glycoside hydrolase family 130 protein produces the protein MKRTSKGTSPDGFTARIKRVRSAHEALLRRKNPVDGSWDNGVFERFAHPVVTDRHVPLEWRYDFNPRTNPFFMERLGVNATLNPGAFLWKGKVCLVVRVEGYDRKSFFAIAESQNGIDGFRFWPEPLDLPEIAPETNVYDMRITPHEDGWTYGVFCAEARDPKAASGDFSSAVAQAGVVRTRDFKKWERLPNLRTPASQQRNVVLHPEFVNGQYAFYTRPMDGFIDVGSGGGIGWTLCKDISKGKTGPETIMDGRAYHTIKELKNGQGPAPIKTPQGWLHMAHGVRACAAGLRYVLYMFMTALDDPSKIIARPGGHFLAPYEGERIGDVSNVTFSNGWVQLPGKSQTILIYYGGSDTRCYVARTTTEKLVDWCLNTPEDALTTRKSVDQRLALIRANRKII, from the coding sequence ATGAAACGAACATCCAAAGGCACATCCCCTGACGGCTTTACAGCCCGTATTAAGCGCGTGCGCTCCGCGCATGAGGCATTGTTGCGCCGAAAAAATCCGGTCGATGGCTCTTGGGACAACGGTGTCTTCGAGCGTTTCGCGCATCCGGTCGTCACGGACAGGCACGTGCCGCTGGAATGGCGTTATGATTTCAATCCTAGGACGAACCCCTTTTTCATGGAGCGGCTGGGGGTGAACGCCACCCTCAATCCCGGCGCGTTTTTGTGGAAAGGCAAAGTATGCTTGGTCGTCCGCGTCGAGGGATATGATCGGAAGAGTTTTTTTGCCATCGCGGAATCCCAAAACGGCATCGACGGATTTCGCTTCTGGCCCGAACCGCTCGATCTCCCAGAAATCGCCCCCGAAACCAATGTCTATGACATGCGCATTACGCCACACGAGGACGGGTGGACATACGGTGTTTTTTGCGCCGAGGCGCGCGATCCGAAGGCCGCTTCCGGGGATTTCTCATCCGCCGTGGCTCAGGCCGGTGTGGTGCGCACAAGGGATTTCAAAAAATGGGAACGTCTCCCGAATCTTCGCACCCCGGCCTCGCAGCAGCGCAACGTGGTGCTGCATCCTGAATTCGTGAACGGCCAGTATGCCTTTTATACCCGCCCGATGGACGGATTTATTGATGTCGGTTCCGGAGGGGGCATCGGCTGGACGCTGTGCAAGGATATAAGCAAAGGGAAAACCGGCCCCGAAACGATCATGGATGGCCGCGCCTATCATACCATCAAGGAATTGAAAAACGGACAGGGCCCCGCGCCCATCAAGACACCCCAAGGCTGGCTGCACATGGCCCACGGCGTGCGAGCCTGCGCGGCGGGGTTGCGCTACGTGCTCTATATGTTCATGACCGCGCTGGATGATCCCTCAAAAATCATCGCCCGCCCCGGAGGTCATTTTCTGGCCCCCTATGAAGGCGAGCGCATCGGGGACGTGTCCAACGTGACTTTCTCCAACGGCTGGGTGCAATTGCCCGGCAAGTCCCAAACTATATTAATCTATTACGGCGGCTCCGACACCCGCTGTTACGTCGCCCGTACCACAACCGAAAAGCTGGTTGACTGGTGCCTGAACACGCCGGAGGACGCTTTGACGACACGCAAATCCGTCGACCAAAGGCTTGCGCTCATTCGAGCGAATCGAAAGATCATATAG